One window of the Chitinophaga niabensis genome contains the following:
- a CDS encoding beta strand repeat-containing protein — protein sequence MKKLLTLSIFLLMLAAQESFAQNGLSGINYQAVARNANGTIAANQNLTVRFSIRGGSAAGPVQYQETHTTSTNAIGLFTLQLGRGTPVSGTFAAVPWVAANQYLQVEVNPGGGFTTLGTTQLMSVPFAQFAANGVAGPAGPAGPAGPAGPVGAAGPAGAVGPVGPAGPAGVAGAPGPIGPMGLPGAAGPAGAPGAPGVAGPAGPVGPVGPVGPAGPAGSIAGAPAGGDLTGTYPNPVVAQIQGKAVNNAAPVADQVLKFNGVEWAPGSVVGAFVLPYVANENNPATLFSITNSGDGTSLEGVNNTTTSNISSIRGIVSSTSPGGFSSGVRGINNGTGGLGVGVYGSQNGSGWGVYGVTPNGLGVYGNSSAAGIGVYANSNTGTGLTATSNNGIPANIAIFNNANNNAALTASTVGNGTVINATTTGNGTGVNATSTGGHGVRGSTAAQTAAGVIGYNTGGGEAVVGLTTSDIAGAVVGRNDGGAYGVRGFVATNATGTGIGVLGQIGLNGSTGRAGRFENFNQTNTTGNALEVETNGNGNIPDNTQGNASSFLVNNTNSVAAAVRAEVKTIFGNFGAAGLFGISSGTGGFAGLFHASNPAGNGASLVAITDGNGNAITANASKDGNGVETNIDGAGNALYAWVPSFATGRAGRFNIFNENNTSDVITVTTVGNGTAGNFKVDRVTGTSPAVRGEVNSQFANFGTAGIYGISSGTGGYAGLFHASNPAGNGPALIAIADGNGNGITATASNSGDGVETTADGTGSAIYAWVPNFGDGRAARFVNYNTGNTNPVLTVEQHSNGSIALFKSGNPGTVNVARINAAGRGFFNGGTQASGADVAEAFDVTGALSAYEPGDVLVIATTQDRAMEKSAEPYSALVAGVYATKPGVLLTEREGVEDITDQVPLGVVGVIPTKVCDEGGAIKRGDLLVTSSKPGYAMKADPEKVKPGQVIGKALQELASGNGKIKVLVNVK from the coding sequence ATGAAAAAACTATTAACCCTTTCTATATTCTTACTCATGCTGGCGGCGCAGGAAAGCTTTGCGCAAAACGGACTTTCAGGTATCAATTACCAGGCCGTGGCACGCAATGCCAACGGTACCATTGCCGCTAACCAGAACCTTACGGTAAGGTTCTCCATCCGTGGAGGATCTGCCGCAGGCCCGGTTCAGTACCAGGAAACACATACTACCAGCACAAACGCTATTGGTCTCTTCACTTTACAGTTAGGGCGCGGTACTCCTGTTAGCGGCACTTTTGCTGCTGTTCCCTGGGTGGCTGCCAACCAGTACCTGCAAGTAGAAGTGAACCCTGGTGGCGGTTTTACCACTTTGGGCACCACCCAGCTGATGAGCGTGCCCTTTGCGCAGTTTGCAGCGAATGGCGTAGCCGGTCCTGCCGGCCCCGCTGGCCCTGCTGGTCCCGCCGGCCCGGTTGGAGCAGCTGGTCCTGCCGGAGCAGTAGGCCCTGTTGGCCCTGCCGGTCCGGCTGGCGTTGCAGGCGCTCCTGGTCCGATAGGTCCTATGGGTCTTCCCGGAGCAGCTGGTCCCGCTGGTGCTCCAGGAGCCCCCGGGGTTGCTGGTCCCGCCGGCCCGGTTGGTCCAGTTGGTCCGGTTGGTCCTGCTGGTCCCGCAGGCTCGATTGCAGGTGCTCCTGCTGGTGGAGATCTTACCGGTACTTATCCTAACCCTGTGGTTGCTCAGATACAAGGTAAAGCCGTTAACAATGCGGCACCTGTTGCTGACCAGGTATTGAAATTCAATGGTGTGGAATGGGCTCCGGGCAGTGTGGTAGGTGCTTTTGTGCTTCCATACGTAGCCAACGAAAATAATCCCGCTACCCTCTTTTCCATCACCAATTCCGGGGATGGTACCTCACTGGAGGGTGTGAACAATACCACCACCAGCAATATCTCCTCTATCCGTGGGATCGTTAGCAGCACCTCTCCGGGTGGTTTCTCTTCCGGTGTCCGCGGTATCAACAATGGCACCGGTGGATTGGGTGTGGGTGTTTACGGTTCCCAGAATGGTTCAGGCTGGGGCGTTTACGGCGTTACACCCAATGGTCTTGGCGTATATGGTAACTCCTCCGCCGCGGGGATCGGGGTCTATGCTAATAGTAATACAGGAACAGGTTTGACTGCCACCAGTAACAATGGCATCCCTGCCAATATAGCCATCTTCAACAATGCCAATAATAATGCTGCGCTCACTGCTTCCACTGTGGGTAACGGTACCGTGATAAATGCTACCACTACAGGAAACGGTACGGGCGTAAACGCAACCAGCACTGGCGGGCATGGTGTCCGCGGAAGCACCGCTGCTCAGACAGCCGCCGGTGTTATCGGTTATAACACAGGTGGCGGAGAAGCCGTGGTAGGCCTCACCACCAGCGATATCGCAGGTGCTGTAGTGGGCCGTAATGACGGTGGGGCGTATGGCGTAAGAGGCTTTGTTGCCACCAATGCTACCGGTACGGGAATTGGTGTACTGGGGCAGATAGGCCTGAACGGGAGTACAGGAAGGGCCGGCCGTTTCGAAAACTTCAATCAAACCAATACAACGGGTAACGCTTTGGAAGTAGAAACCAACGGCAATGGTAACATCCCTGATAACACACAAGGTAATGCCTCCTCCTTCCTGGTAAACAATACCAACAGCGTTGCTGCAGCAGTACGCGCAGAAGTAAAAACTATCTTCGGCAACTTCGGCGCGGCGGGCCTGTTCGGCATTTCTTCCGGTACAGGTGGTTTTGCTGGTCTTTTCCATGCATCAAATCCTGCGGGTAATGGCGCCTCCCTGGTAGCTATCACCGATGGCAATGGTAACGCTATTACTGCCAATGCAAGCAAGGACGGTAACGGCGTAGAAACCAATATCGATGGCGCCGGTAATGCCCTGTATGCCTGGGTACCGAGCTTTGCCACAGGCAGGGCCGGACGCTTCAATATCTTCAATGAAAACAATACCAGCGATGTGATCACGGTAACCACTGTAGGTAATGGTACTGCCGGTAACTTCAAGGTAGATAGAGTAACAGGTACCTCTCCCGCCGTAAGAGGAGAAGTGAATTCTCAATTCGCCAACTTCGGTACCGCCGGTATCTATGGGATTAGCTCCGGCACAGGTGGTTATGCAGGTCTGTTCCATGCTTCCAACCCTGCCGGTAACGGCCCTGCACTCATCGCGATAGCTGATGGTAACGGTAATGGTATCACCGCCACTGCTTCCAACAGCGGAGATGGTGTGGAAACCACCGCAGATGGTACCGGTAGTGCAATCTATGCCTGGGTACCCAATTTCGGCGATGGCAGAGCTGCCCGGTTTGTGAATTACAATACCGGCAATACCAACCCGGTATTGACAGTTGAACAACACAGCAACGGGTCCATTGCATTATTCAAAAGCGGCAACCCCGGTACAGTGAACGTAGCCAGGATCAATGCAGCCGGCCGCGGCTTCTTCAATGGCGGCACACAGGCGAGTGGCGCTGACGTAGCGGAAGCATTTGATGTAACCGGTGCGCTGAGTGCCTATGAACCCGGTGATGTGCTGGTGATCGCTACTACCCAGGACAGGGCAATGGAAAAATCGGCTGAACCTTACTCTGCCCTGGTAGCAGGCGTATATGCAACCAAACCAGGTGTATTGCTTACAGAAAGAGAAGGGGTAGAAGATATCACAGACCAGGTACCTTTAGGTGTAGTGGGAGTGATCCCTACCAAAGTATGCGATGAAGGCGGTGCTATCAAACGTGGCGACCTGCTTGTTACTTCCAGCAAACCCGGTTATGCCATGAAGGCCGATCCTGAAAAAGTGAAACCTGGTCAGGTGATCGGTAAAGCATTACAGGAACTGGCTTCCGGTAATGGCAAGATCAAAGTACTGGTGAATGTAAAATAA
- the porV gene encoding type IX secretion system outer membrane channel protein PorV — protein MKHKLLLLVLCCAGAIHPLLAQKSQQQPMNIGAAFLLVNPDARSSGMGDAVTGIEPDANALFGNAAKIPFAGSWGVSASYSPWMYDLNDSKTHMGYVSAFKTFNDMEGVGFSVKYFNHGEVTFRDDNGMELQQYRPREYAVDGSYARKLSKKLAVAVSLRYIRSELGSGTYNGLEQKPASSFAGDIGLYYQGFADHIDYGNRYCWGISFTNLGTKLKYTDDNNRKSFLPMNLRIGGGYSFVHTQDHQFTVAADINKLLVPTPPIYKLDAGGNPTSEIEKGKDPNRGIVESIFSSFGDAPGGFGEEIREFTIASGLEYAYQRKFFIRTGYFYEHPNKGNRQHFAAGIGVNIQGFQVDMSYQMPTGTSLLQRKSLKFTLLYTPFTDR, from the coding sequence ATGAAGCATAAGCTATTGCTGTTAGTGCTTTGTTGTGCAGGAGCCATCCATCCTCTACTGGCCCAGAAATCACAACAACAGCCTATGAACATAGGCGCAGCATTCTTACTCGTTAACCCGGATGCCCGCAGCAGCGGCATGGGGGATGCGGTCACCGGCATTGAGCCGGATGCCAACGCCCTTTTCGGTAATGCTGCCAAGATCCCATTCGCCGGAAGCTGGGGCGTTAGCGCCTCGTATTCCCCCTGGATGTATGATCTGAACGACAGTAAAACCCATATGGGTTATGTATCTGCCTTCAAAACCTTTAACGACATGGAAGGCGTTGGGTTTTCCGTTAAATACTTCAACCACGGAGAAGTGACTTTCCGCGATGATAATGGCATGGAACTGCAACAATATCGTCCCAGAGAATACGCTGTGGATGGTAGTTACGCCAGAAAGCTTTCCAAAAAACTGGCTGTTGCCGTATCGCTGCGGTACATCCGCAGCGAACTGGGTTCCGGCACCTATAACGGCCTGGAACAAAAACCGGCCTCCTCTTTTGCAGGTGATATAGGACTGTATTACCAGGGCTTTGCGGACCATATCGATTATGGCAACCGTTACTGCTGGGGCATCAGTTTTACCAATCTCGGCACCAAACTGAAGTATACGGACGATAACAACCGTAAATCCTTTCTTCCCATGAACCTGCGCATTGGCGGCGGTTATTCCTTTGTACATACCCAGGATCACCAGTTCACGGTAGCAGCAGATATCAATAAACTGCTGGTGCCCACCCCTCCTATCTACAAGCTGGATGCAGGCGGCAACCCCACCAGCGAAATTGAGAAAGGAAAAGACCCCAACCGCGGCATCGTGGAATCCATCTTCTCCTCCTTTGGAGATGCACCAGGCGGGTTCGGCGAAGAGATACGGGAATTCACAATTGCATCCGGGCTTGAATATGCCTACCAGCGTAAGTTCTTCATCCGCACAGGCTATTTCTACGAGCATCCGAATAAGGGTAACCGTCAGCATTTTGCGGCGGGGATCGGCGTGAATATCCAGGGTTTCCAGGTGGACATGTCTTACCAGATGCCCACCGGAACAAGCCTGCTGCAGCGCAAAAGTTTAAAATTCACTTTGTTATACACACCTTTCACAGATCGTTAA
- a CDS encoding T9SS type A sorting domain-containing protein — MKHLFTKYLLIAVLMAIAWLPTSAQLVLVRDVAASSGGTGTAGGITFDYTIGEPAVATIAAGSWMLSQGFQQPEILPPLAPGVSPLMDFILFPNPASTTARMQFNLLAENMITLMLVNTAGQVIYSERRMYGAGKVTIPTPVDKLAAGIYTVIIKAGGMIYTEKLIVQ, encoded by the coding sequence ATGAAGCATCTTTTTACAAAGTATCTGCTTATTGCCGTGCTTATGGCAATAGCATGGCTGCCCACGAGCGCCCAGCTGGTACTGGTCCGTGATGTTGCAGCCAGTAGCGGAGGCACCGGCACGGCCGGTGGTATCACCTTCGACTATACCATCGGCGAACCCGCCGTAGCCACCATCGCCGCAGGCAGCTGGATGTTATCCCAGGGATTTCAGCAACCGGAAATCCTTCCCCCGCTGGCACCGGGAGTCAGCCCCCTTATGGATTTTATCCTCTTCCCCAACCCCGCCTCCACTACGGCCAGAATGCAGTTCAACCTCCTTGCAGAGAATATGATCACCCTCATGCTGGTGAATACGGCCGGCCAGGTGATCTATTCAGAAAGACGGATGTACGGCGCGGGTAAGGTGACCATCCCCACGCCGGTAGACAAACTTGCAGCGGGGATCTACACGGTGATCATTAAAGCGGGCGGCATGATCTACACTGAAAAGCTCATTGTTCAGTAG
- a CDS encoding PQQ-dependent sugar dehydrogenase — MKPVTISVATLAFLTTAACIFAFACKKNNTPNNPPPEDPDWPTDNIRTVVGAGISRPWEILWGPDNFIWMTERNGKVSRVNPKTGALSPLLTIPDAVQDGEGGLLGMVLHPDFTTTPQVFIVYNYRNAGNYREKVVRYQYADNTLKDPVILLDNIPAAGIHNGSRLLITPDRKLFITAGDANVQANAQLTTSLSGKVLRINLDGTIPADNPFPGSAVWSYGHRNPQGMVMNNGILYTSEHGAGVEDEVNIIEKQRNYGWPNVEGPCNPGGEATFCTANNVKEPLWSTGNSTFALCGLDYYNNDRIPQWKGSLLVLSLKNQTLYQLKLGADGKTIASTKNYFTNQYGRLRDLCISPAGRVYICTDDNAGKIIEISKPE, encoded by the coding sequence ATGAAACCTGTTACCATATCTGTGGCCACCCTGGCTTTTCTCACTACTGCGGCCTGCATATTTGCCTTTGCCTGCAAAAAGAACAACACTCCCAATAATCCGCCACCGGAAGACCCGGATTGGCCAACGGATAATATCCGCACTGTGGTAGGTGCCGGTATTTCCCGCCCATGGGAGATCCTTTGGGGCCCTGATAACTTTATCTGGATGACGGAACGGAACGGCAAGGTGAGCCGCGTAAACCCTAAAACAGGGGCACTCAGCCCGCTCCTCACTATCCCGGATGCTGTTCAGGATGGAGAAGGTGGTTTATTAGGCATGGTGCTTCACCCGGACTTTACCACCACCCCGCAGGTGTTCATTGTGTATAATTACAGGAATGCCGGCAACTACCGGGAAAAGGTGGTGCGCTACCAGTATGCAGACAATACTTTAAAAGATCCCGTAATTCTGCTGGACAACATTCCGGCAGCGGGTATCCATAATGGTTCCAGGCTGCTCATTACGCCTGACCGTAAATTATTCATTACAGCAGGTGATGCGAATGTTCAGGCAAATGCACAGCTCACTACCTCCCTTAGCGGCAAAGTGCTCCGTATTAACCTGGATGGTACCATTCCGGCGGATAATCCCTTCCCGGGCAGTGCCGTATGGAGTTATGGTCACCGTAATCCACAGGGTATGGTGATGAACAATGGCATCCTCTACACTTCTGAACATGGTGCGGGTGTGGAAGATGAAGTGAACATTATTGAAAAGCAGCGTAATTATGGATGGCCGAATGTGGAGGGCCCCTGCAATCCCGGCGGCGAAGCCACTTTCTGCACGGCCAATAATGTGAAGGAACCACTCTGGTCTACCGGCAACAGTACCTTTGCACTTTGCGGGCTGGATTATTACAATAACGACCGTATACCGCAGTGGAAAGGCTCCCTGCTGGTACTGAGCCTGAAAAACCAGACCCTGTACCAGCTGAAGCTGGGTGCAGATGGCAAAACAATAGCCAGCACCAAGAATTACTTTACTAACCAGTATGGCCGGTTAAGGGACCTTTGCATCTCTCCTGCCGGCAGAGTATATATCTGCACGGATGATAATGCCGGTAAAATCATTGAGATCAGCAAACCGGAATAA
- the fusA gene encoding elongation factor G has translation MADLRFQRNFGIAAHIDAGKTTTTERILYYTGKTHKIGEVHEGAATMDWMAQEQERGITITSAATTCFWNFPTQQGLPIADTKNYKFNIIDTPGHVDFTVEVERSLRVLDGLVALFCAVSGVEPQSETVWRQANKYKVPRIGFVNKMDRSGADFLNVVKQVKEMLGANPVPLTLPIGAEDSFKGVVDLITMKGIIWDEEGKGATYQEIAIPADMQAEAEEWRAKLVEAVADYDETLLEKFFEDPNSISEDEIHNAIRKATIDMAIIPMMCGSSFKNKGVQKMLDGVCRYLPSPLDVESVKGINPDNNEEIERHPNAKEPFAALAFKIATDPFVGRLAFFRVYSGRLDGGSYVLNTRTGKNERISRIMQMHANKQNPIDFIEAGDIGAAVGFKDIKTGDTLCAEDHPIILESMTFPEPVIHVAIEPKTQADVDKMGLAISKLVEEDPTLRARTDEETGQTILSGMGELHLEIIVDRMRREFKVEVNQGAPQVAYKEAFTKVVEHREVYKKQTGGRGKFADIQIEIGPADEVWLKENEGKSFQFVNDVFGGAIPKEFIPAVAKGFENSMTNGVLANFPLVSLKVRLFDGSFHAVDSDAMSFELCAKSAFREAGRKAKPVLLEPIMKVEVTTPDQYMGDVTGDLNRRRGMLEGMESRNGAQVIKAKVPLSEMFGYVTQLRSLSSGRASSIMEFSHYNPAPNNIAEEVVAKVKGKVNA, from the coding sequence ATGGCAGACTTAAGATTTCAAAGAAACTTTGGTATTGCGGCTCACATCGATGCCGGTAAAACCACTACCACAGAGCGTATCCTGTATTATACAGGGAAGACCCACAAAATCGGTGAGGTTCACGAAGGGGCAGCTACCATGGACTGGATGGCGCAAGAGCAGGAGAGAGGTATTACCATCACATCTGCTGCTACTACCTGTTTCTGGAACTTCCCGACTCAACAGGGTTTACCTATTGCAGATACAAAGAACTACAAATTCAATATCATTGATACTCCCGGCCACGTGGACTTCACCGTTGAGGTAGAACGTTCCCTGCGTGTTCTGGATGGTCTGGTAGCATTATTCTGCGCCGTATCCGGCGTTGAACCTCAGTCTGAAACTGTATGGCGCCAGGCTAACAAGTACAAGGTACCCCGTATCGGTTTCGTTAACAAAATGGACCGTTCCGGTGCTGACTTCCTGAACGTGGTAAAACAAGTGAAGGAAATGCTCGGCGCAAACCCTGTTCCCCTGACGCTGCCTATCGGCGCTGAAGATAGCTTCAAAGGCGTGGTAGACCTGATCACCATGAAAGGTATCATCTGGGATGAAGAAGGTAAAGGCGCTACTTACCAGGAAATTGCTATCCCTGCAGACATGCAGGCGGAAGCAGAAGAATGGAGAGCGAAACTCGTGGAAGCAGTAGCTGACTACGATGAAACTTTGCTGGAGAAATTCTTCGAAGATCCTAATTCTATTTCTGAAGACGAGATCCACAATGCGATCCGTAAAGCCACCATCGATATGGCGATCATCCCGATGATGTGCGGTTCTTCTTTCAAGAATAAAGGTGTTCAGAAGATGCTGGATGGCGTTTGCCGTTACCTGCCTTCTCCGCTGGACGTTGAATCCGTAAAAGGTATCAACCCTGATAATAACGAAGAAATTGAGCGCCACCCTAACGCAAAAGAACCTTTTGCTGCCCTGGCATTCAAGATCGCTACCGATCCTTTCGTAGGTCGTCTGGCATTCTTCCGGGTTTACTCAGGCCGCCTGGACGGTGGTTCTTATGTACTGAACACCCGTACCGGTAAGAACGAGCGTATCAGCCGTATCATGCAAATGCACGCTAACAAGCAAAACCCGATCGACTTCATCGAAGCCGGTGATATCGGAGCAGCTGTTGGTTTTAAAGATATCAAAACAGGCGACACATTGTGCGCGGAAGATCATCCGATCATCCTCGAGTCAATGACCTTCCCTGAGCCCGTTATCCACGTTGCTATCGAGCCTAAAACTCAGGCAGACGTTGATAAAATGGGTCTGGCCATCTCTAAGCTGGTAGAAGAAGATCCTACCCTGAGAGCAAGGACAGATGAAGAAACCGGCCAAACCATCCTGAGTGGTATGGGTGAGCTTCACCTGGAGATCATCGTAGACCGTATGCGTCGCGAGTTCAAGGTAGAAGTGAATCAAGGTGCGCCGCAGGTTGCTTACAAAGAAGCGTTCACCAAAGTTGTTGAACACCGTGAGGTTTACAAGAAGCAAACAGGTGGTCGTGGTAAGTTTGCGGACATCCAGATCGAGATCGGGCCTGCTGACGAAGTTTGGTTGAAAGAGAACGAAGGCAAGAGCTTCCAGTTTGTGAATGATGTATTTGGTGGAGCCATCCCTAAAGAGTTCATTCCTGCGGTAGCAAAAGGCTTTGAAAACTCAATGACTAATGGTGTACTGGCTAACTTCCCGCTCGTGAGCCTGAAAGTTCGTTTGTTTGACGGTTCTTTCCACGCGGTTGACTCTGATGCAATGTCCTTTGAGCTTTGCGCCAAATCAGCCTTCCGTGAAGCTGGCAGAAAAGCGAAACCAGTATTGCTGGAACCTATCATGAAAGTAGAAGTGACCACGCCTGACCAATACATGGGTGATGTTACGGGAGACCTTAACCGTCGCCGTGGTATGCTGGAAGGTATGGAATCACGCAATGGTGCACAGGTGATCAAAGCCAAAGTGCCATTGAGCGAAATGTTCGGATACGTAACGCAACTGCGTTCCCTGTCTTCCGGACGTGCTTCTTCCATCATGGAATTCTCTCACTATAACCCTGCACCGAACAACATCGCTGAAGAAGTGGTGGCTAAGGTGAAAGGTAAAGTGAACGCCTAA